From the Bacteroidia bacterium genome, one window contains:
- a CDS encoding T9SS type A sorting domain-containing protein has protein sequence MMLMTHEVEVVCQGVPGDNVSISAEADGDVYGANFRLLDSGDPNNYKYFYSDQSSALSNGQNVDQLLWDFTDDNTAGAGKLMYGFYEFTGPNDTKCYLNYLHCYAGGPDVQLRFSYSGGVYSWAWNDGGNWVTFTNLNLWEITNESRDVSCFQVDVTLQNVFHLKAGGTRNDYGSIFVDNISTSYPSPSTVEFDLESNHDSWPSLNITNAVESGVIHKFHDWNGYEVYHNVIHNWDATTITKVDANHKHTSGGLGKVRFDGTPSTSTVEMRDPWKVVWPQNDRPYSDFDFHQISFPYNGYNFKNVAGMGGLFDGEDPTSPAHSYFSIRTPEYLEWNGSSWVLAQASNFPAVGDAMHWKFRGTPNEHDIMTYAPVNQSHVVSDYVTKDLVLQTEETDVLVEYKTHLLSSTPVQFGSASGPLGANSQRQVDMMSNDGYVAVYESNEYIWLMRSAPDPVQWEWELPLGPGIRPSLWAVGDSAYVSWIHDGRIQVGKYHAGQFNMLETCTLINYEPADHAYPVVAYIEDFVCLVYEAQGRTDLFYVVIQNDTWYDEGIVPDALSSGISCLTPSMTTSPGGFHLAWREGDDIATRTMTVQTWTNPPQIAFDAPELLPRYNEWYVGAPSITKYHFDAQPPNDILRVVAAPSRGSFGDAKINIFSMDVSLTWSPMQSFFGNYYTNDIWAPSLSSIDRDPCAAAYDNVRCAFNVADLTTNPVSYSTRAVGVNCGTWQVNDPQVSQATHPTLVAFPPENMGLELYIDLASNDVPTPLASTCKQIGSTRNALNKASASNDLLASRVLWLREDTAWVGLGLGNMLMQRPTGDEPIDWHQLPKPGTAISPAGVGSYILSDEFVPNAQSVLRYSILRERLVTLGGPDVDAVYIELLDAGTGNVLEIIENIDPSALQVGRNITTVYKSLQSYSDRNVRLRMRPLFNVSAPEFAVADYYNIERDSTVVFPKAQSESEMHVATPEASDIRLEQNYPNPFNPVTTLRYYLPRSSFVTFRVYDNLGIIVTTLKEGDCEAGSHSVTFDARGLASGNYIAKLTVDGYSVMRRMTLLR, from the coding sequence ATGATGCTCATGACACACGAAGTCGAGGTTGTCTGCCAGGGGGTACCCGGAGATAACGTCAGCATCAGCGCTGAGGCGGACGGAGATGTGTATGGCGCAAATTTCAGGTTGTTGGATTCCGGCGATCCCAACAACTACAAGTACTTTTACAGCGATCAGAGCAGCGCCTTGAGTAACGGACAGAATGTGGATCAATTACTCTGGGATTTCACCGACGACAATACGGCGGGTGCGGGAAAATTGATGTACGGGTTCTATGAATTCACTGGACCCAATGACACCAAATGCTACCTTAATTACCTGCACTGTTATGCCGGCGGCCCGGATGTCCAATTGCGGTTCTCCTATTCCGGAGGAGTGTACTCATGGGCCTGGAACGACGGAGGCAACTGGGTCACCTTCACCAACCTCAACCTCTGGGAAATCACAAATGAGAGCCGGGATGTGAGCTGTTTCCAGGTTGACGTTACCTTGCAAAATGTGTTCCATCTCAAAGCGGGAGGTACACGCAACGATTATGGTTCAATCTTTGTGGACAACATCTCCACCTCCTACCCTTCTCCATCCACGGTAGAATTCGATCTGGAGTCCAATCACGACTCCTGGCCCAGTCTCAACATCACCAACGCGGTCGAATCAGGTGTGATTCACAAGTTCCATGACTGGAATGGCTACGAAGTCTACCACAATGTCATTCACAACTGGGACGCAACAACGATTACAAAAGTAGACGCCAACCACAAACATACCTCCGGGGGGCTGGGCAAAGTACGCTTCGACGGCACTCCGTCCACCTCCACAGTGGAAATGCGTGATCCATGGAAAGTTGTATGGCCGCAAAATGATCGGCCGTACTCGGACTTCGACTTCCATCAGATAAGCTTCCCGTACAATGGCTACAACTTCAAGAATGTTGCGGGAATGGGAGGACTGTTTGACGGCGAGGACCCAACAAGCCCAGCTCATTCGTACTTCTCCATACGCACTCCGGAATATCTCGAATGGAACGGTTCCTCCTGGGTACTCGCGCAGGCAAGCAACTTTCCGGCTGTCGGTGATGCGATGCACTGGAAGTTCCGGGGCACCCCGAACGAACACGACATCATGACCTACGCTCCGGTAAATCAGAGTCATGTTGTCTCCGATTATGTTACGAAGGACCTTGTTCTTCAGACTGAAGAAACGGATGTGCTCGTCGAGTATAAAACCCATCTTCTGTCCAGCACCCCTGTGCAATTCGGCAGCGCATCGGGACCTCTCGGCGCCAATTCGCAACGTCAGGTAGACATGATGAGCAACGACGGCTATGTGGCCGTGTATGAAAGCAATGAGTATATCTGGCTCATGCGCAGCGCTCCCGATCCCGTGCAGTGGGAGTGGGAACTGCCACTTGGCCCGGGAATCCGACCTTCTCTGTGGGCAGTCGGCGACTCCGCTTACGTGAGCTGGATACACGACGGCAGGATTCAGGTCGGGAAATACCACGCCGGGCAGTTCAACATGCTCGAAACCTGTACACTGATCAACTACGAACCGGCGGACCATGCCTACCCCGTCGTGGCGTATATCGAAGACTTCGTTTGCCTGGTGTATGAGGCTCAGGGCAGGACAGATTTGTTCTACGTGGTCATTCAAAACGATACCTGGTATGACGAAGGCATAGTACCCGACGCCCTATCATCCGGCATATCCTGCCTGACTCCGAGCATGACAACGAGCCCGGGTGGATTTCATCTTGCCTGGCGAGAAGGTGACGATATAGCCACCCGGACAATGACGGTGCAGACGTGGACAAACCCTCCACAGATCGCTTTCGACGCACCAGAGCTGCTTCCGCGTTACAACGAGTGGTATGTCGGTGCGCCATCCATCACGAAGTATCATTTCGATGCGCAGCCACCGAATGACATCCTTCGGGTCGTAGCCGCCCCATCGCGGGGATCCTTCGGAGACGCCAAGATCAACATTTTCAGTATGGACGTGAGCCTTACCTGGTCGCCCATGCAGTCCTTTTTCGGCAACTACTACACGAATGACATTTGGGCTCCCTCGCTTTCGTCTATCGATCGCGATCCATGCGCGGCGGCATACGACAACGTACGGTGTGCCTTCAATGTCGCCGACCTGACGACAAATCCGGTCTCGTATTCCACCCGCGCAGTGGGTGTGAATTGCGGCACATGGCAAGTGAACGACCCACAGGTGTCACAGGCCACACATCCCACTCTCGTGGCTTTTCCGCCAGAGAATATGGGTCTGGAACTCTACATCGATCTGGCGTCGAATGATGTACCCACTCCATTAGCAAGCACGTGCAAGCAGATCGGGAGCACACGCAACGCACTGAACAAGGCCTCCGCCAGCAACGATCTTCTCGCTTCACGGGTGCTGTGGTTGCGGGAGGATACAGCATGGGTTGGGCTCGGTCTCGGTAACATGCTTATGCAGCGCCCAACAGGAGATGAACCGATAGACTGGCATCAACTCCCGAAACCGGGCACGGCCATTTCGCCGGCCGGAGTTGGCTCCTACATCCTCTCCGATGAGTTTGTACCCAACGCACAATCCGTGCTGCGATACAGCATTCTGCGCGAGAGACTTGTGACACTCGGCGGTCCCGACGTAGATGCCGTATACATCGAACTGCTCGATGCGGGAACGGGCAATGTGCTCGAAATCATTGAAAACATCGATCCATCGGCGTTACAGGTTGGAAGAAACATCACTACAGTGTACAAATCGTTGCAGTCGTATTCCGACAGAAATGTTCGTCTCCGCATGCGTCCGCTGTTCAATGTATCAGCGCCTGAATTTGCCGTGGCGGACTACTACAACATCGAGCGGGATTCTACCGTTGTCTTTCCGAAGGCGCAAAGCGAGTCCGAGATGCATGTCGCGACTCCCGAAGCTTCGGATATTCGCCTGGAACAGAACTATCCCAATCCGTTCAATCCCGTGACAACGTTGCGCTATTATCTCCCCCGCTCCTCATTCGTTACGTTCAGGGTGTACGACAATCTCGGAATCATCGTGACGACGTTAAAGGAAGGTGACTGCGAAGCGGGTTCGCATAGCGTTACCTTTGATGCAAGGGGTCTGGCCAGCGGCAACTATATAGCGAAGCTTACGGTTGACGGCTACTCGGTGATGCGGCGCATGACGCTTCTGCGCTGA